The Ignavibacteriota bacterium sequence TTCCTGAACCTAAATTATATCTTTCGTTGTTAACTTTTCTATTTTCTTTTGCTGCAATTATATTTGAATTAGTAACTTCCAATTGTTTTTTGGAGGCAACTAAATTTAAATAACTTTCTTTAACCTCAATTTTAATCGTTCTTTCCAGTGCAAGTATATCTTCTTGAATATTCAATTTATTCACTTCTGCCAGCTGCATGTTTGCTTCAGTGCTCCAATTTGAAAAAATTGGTAAGCTTAAGGTCAACCCGACATTATATGTTTCTCTATCAAACAATAAATTTGGTTTTGTAGCGCTTGTACTGTATGAATAATTTCCGCTTAGCGATGGCAGCAATCCTGATTGTGCAATTGTTTCACCTTTTTCGGCGGCTGATAAATTTAATTTCATACTTTTTAGATCCGCTCTGGAATTTAAGGCGTCATCTACCATTGATTCTATATTGCTGAAATCTTTAAATAGAGTTTCTTCTTCACCAATATTAGTTGAATTGTAAGGATCAACCATTGAATAATTTTCAAATATATCCAATGCTAAATAATTCAAGAAATTATTTTTTGCCGTTTCCCAATCATTTTGAGCTTGTATCAGTAGTAATTGAGCATTGCCAACACTTACCTGTTGAGTATAAACATCGGCTATTGGAATTGAACCAAGTTTATTTCTTTCTTGAATTTGTTCTAATAATTTTTGGTTAAATTTAACATTATCTTCTCTAACTCTTACCAACTCTTCGGAACTGATTATAAGATAGTAAAGTGAAGTAGTAGTATAAATAATATCTTGTTTTAATTTTTCTAAAGAAAATTCAGCCGATTCCAAATTATTTTCCGCTTGAGAAATTCTTGAATAATTTGCAAGTCCGTCAAAAAGTACTACATTACCTCCGGCTGATAAACTAAAATTCCTTGTATCTGTTTGAGTTTGCGGAGTTTCTATTGGATTACCTAAATAATCAATTTGTTGTCCGCCGGCATCATTTACTCTTTGCCATCCCCATGTGCCTCTAATTCCCAAATCCGGCAATAAGTCACCATAAGCGCTCTTTATGTTAGCTTTATCAACTTGAAGTGAATTTTTGCTTTTTATTAAATTTGAATTTCTTTGAAGCGCAATTTTTATTGCTTCATCTAAGGTTAATAATTTTTGACCAAAAAGATTTGTGCTAATCAGAATGACAAACACTAACCAAATCCTACTCATATTTAATCTCCAATTTTGTTTAAGAGCTTGTAAATTTTAGTCATTTGTAATTATGACGAAAGTATTTTTAAAAAGTTACAAAATATTATATTTTATTTTACAACCAATATTTGTATCATCAATACAATTATAGGTATAAATTTTTAATTTTTATTAAATAATCAAATGCCGCATTATATTCATTCGGAATTATTCCCTCAAGAATCGCCTCTTCAATTGCCGATTTAATTACACCGACTTTTTTTGATGGTTTAAGATTGCAGACTTTCATAATCTCATCGCCTTTGACCGGAGATTGAAATGAGCGAAGATTATCTTTTTCCTGAACTTCTTTAACCCGACGCATCACATTTTCATAATTCTGTAAGTATTTAGAAACTTTTCCGGGGTCTTTACTCGTTATATCTGCCCGGCATAAGGTTATTAAATCATCTAAATCTTCTCCGGCGTTTGCGCTTAACCTTCTAACCGCCGAATCGGTAACTTCTTCAGATGCCAATGCGATAGGTCTTAAATGCAGCCTAACTAATTTTTCAACATAATTTAATTTATTTAATGGTAATTTTAATTGAACAAAAATGTTTTTCATCATTCTCGCACCAAGCTCTTCATGCCCATGAAAGGACCAGCCTATTCCCTCTATAAATTTTTTAGTTTGAGGTTTCGCGATGTCGTGTACTAAAGCAGCAAAACGAAGCCAAA is a genomic window containing:
- a CDS encoding TolC family protein, translated to MSRIWLVFVILISTNLFGQKLLTLDEAIKIALQRNSNLIKSKNSLQVDKANIKSAYGDLLPDLGIRGTWGWQRVNDAGGQQIDYLGNPIETPQTQTDTRNFSLSAGGNVVLFDGLANYSRISQAENNLESAEFSLEKLKQDIIYTTTSLYYLIISSEELVRVREDNVKFNQKLLEQIQERNKLGSIPIADVYTQQVSVGNAQLLLIQAQNDWETAKNNFLNYLALDIFENYSMVDPYNSTNIGEEETLFKDFSNIESMVDDALNSRADLKSMKLNLSAAEKGETIAQSGLLPSLSGNYSYSTSATKPNLLFDRETYNVGLTLSLPIFSNWSTEANMQLAEVNKLNIQEDILALERTIKIEVKESYLNLVASKKQLEVTNSNIIAAKENRKVNNERYNLGSGTILDVLQSDKDYTQALRDNISAKFQYYQNRDKLMNALGKLEIEKYN